TGATTATAAAGTCGCGAAACAAGCGGATACGTTGATGCTGTTTTACAATCTTAATAAGGAAAAAATCGATGAAATCTTAGATGATTTAGGCTATGATCTGCCTGCTGACTATTTAGAGAAAAATCTTTTATACTATTTAAACAGAACATCTCATGGTTCCACTCTTTCCAGAATCGTTCATGCTCAGCTTGCAGAAGAGGTCAAATTCCATGATTTATCTTGGAAATTATATCAAGAAGCCCTGTACTCCGATTATCAAGATATTCAAGGCGGAACAACTGCTGAAGGTATCCATACTGGTGTGATGGCTGCCACGATTTATGTCACATTGACTACGTACGCTGGAATCGATATCAAAAAAGAACAGCTTTCAATCAGACCAAATCTGCCTGAGCATTGGACAGAGATGACCTTTAATCTGTCTCATAAAGGAATCGATCATCAACTCACAGTAAACACAGCAGCCGTTCAAATCACTGCGTCTAAAGATACTGTAGTGACAATAAATGACGAACCTTATCAATTAAACGAACAAGTAACCCAAGTGATAAACTACTAATTAATCAGACTGGAGACCCCTCATGAAAAAAGGATTTGTATTTGATTTAGACGGTGTAATCACCGATACTGCCAAATTCCATTATATCGCCTGGAAAGAGTTAGCTGGAAGCTTAGGCATAACGATCGATGAAGTATTCAATGAATCTTTGAAAGGCATCAGCCGAATGGATTCTTTAGATAAGATCTTGGCTTATGGTCAGAAAGAAAATGACTATTCTCCAGCAGAAAAAGAAGCTTTAGCTAAACAAAAAAACGATGAGTATGTAAAATTATTAGCTGATCTGTCTGCTGCTGATCTTTTGCCCGGCGTCCATGATTTTCTGATGGATGCCAAAGCTCATCATATCCCTTGTGCGATTGCTTCTGCTTCAAAAAACGCGCCGATGATCTTAGAAAAGCTGGGTGTTCTTGACTTTTTTGGCCATATCGTTGATCCTGAATCGTTAAAAAAAGGAAAACCAGATCCGGAGATATTCGTAAAAGCCGCACAAAGTATCGCTGTTGCACCAGAAGATGCAATTGGTTTTGAAGATGCACAAGCAGGAATCGAAGGAATCAAAGCTGCTGGCATGTATGCTGTAGGAATTTCAGCAACTGAAACGCTAGCCGGTGCAGATTTACAAGTTGCTTCGATGACTGAATTAAGTGTTGAACAACTTATCGAGCGTTAAACATTCATTAAAGTCAAAATAAAACCAGTCGATGCCACACGCGTCAACTGGTTTTTTCTTTTATCCATCTCTCAACTCTGATTCATTCTGTTTTCTCTACAAAACGACTTAGAGTGTCTTTTTCATGATCAAATCGATCTGTTCATCTGTGCCCATAAAGAAAGAATGCTGTCCTGCTTGTACAAAGCCCATTTTTTCATAGAAGGCAAGTGCTGGCGTATTTTTCTCCCAAACGCCCAGCCAAAGAACTTCTTTCTTCAATTCATTCGCTCTAGAAACAGCTTTTTCGTATAGCTTTTTCCCTAACCCAAGACGCTTAAACTGAGTATCCACATAGATACGTTCGATTTCCATGCTATTATTAGCGATCGACTCTGTTTGTGCCTCGCCTACATTCAGTTTTAAGTACCCCGCCAAGTGATCATCCGTGTATATAAAATAAAACTCTGATTCTGCCGTTGTAAGCTCTTTTGATAATTTATCTTCAGAGTAAGCAGTTGTCAAATACTCATTTAAGTCGCTTGGATCATTGTCTTTAGCAAACGTATCTGAAAATGTTTTGATGCTTATTTGCTTTAGCTGTTCTACGTCATCTGCCCCGATTTTTTTGATCTCTATCATGTTGTATGCCCCTTTCAGAATAGTGCAGTGTATTCCTTTAGTCTAACAACAACCTCTTATTTTATCAATCTCTAGCTGCGCTTTTAGCTGAAATGGGGCAGTACACTACATCATCCGTAGACCTGCATTTCTTCTAAGGGCAGTATCTTCATTTTTACTACCCCTACGATCATCTGGATATCCACTAGGCCATAATGCCGGCTATCAGTCGCGTATGAACGATTATCTCCCAATAATAAGTACTTATCTTTTGGGATCATCTGCTGGGAGATCATATCTACGATCGAAAAACTTTCAGTGAAATTCATTCCGTTTTGCTGGCTTTCGTTGATCTCGTCAACAATAAACTTTTCATCGACTTTTAGGCCATCGACATATAAATGATCTTCTTTATACTCTATAGTTTCTCCTGGAAGGCCAATCACCCGCCGAACTTGTGTCGTATTTCCTTTTTTAAAAAGAACCAAATCAAACCGCTTGAGCTGCTTTGTTTTTTTTACAATCACAACATCATCATTACGCAAATTGGGCGACATTCCGTAACCTGTGATCGTTGAAAAGTGGATAAAAAAAGAGGCGCATAGAGGAATCAGCAGACTTGCGCCAGCAATTGCCAGTAAAAGATCTTTGAGCAGCTGTAGTCTTTTTTTGCGTTGTCTCTTTTTCTTCTTTTCTTCCAGCAAACGTTTTTTCGACTGTTTAGAAGGATGTTTCTTTTTTCTTTTTCTTGAGTTCGACTGATTTTTCTTCGGCTTTTTCAATGGAAATGAAAATCCTAGAATCGTAGCTGTAGATGCCTTTTTGCGTTGCTTTCTCTTTTTTTTCATCTTCATTCAGTCCATTATTTTTCTTCTTTCAAAGCGGCTTCATCGACTTTATAATACTTAAATACTGGTTGTTCATAATTTTCTTCAATTTTCTTGATGCTCGTTATATACTCTTCCGATAATGCTGGATCCTCAAAGAAATTTTTGTATTTCATGTTCGCATTTTTCCCCAGCTCCATGATTGCTTTATAGTAACGGTTTAGAGCAAGCTGACCTTCTTTCGTATTGACTTCACTCGCTTTTTTAGTCCCGTAGCTTGCCATAGATCTGGATAAGTATTGGATATTCTGGTTGATTTTCTCTTGATCGTCTCCTTGAACTTTCGCTAGTTCCACTTGGTCATTAAAATCCCGTAAAAGATAATATGCTTTAGCAATCGAATCAGAATCTGTTCCAGTCAAATTCATCGATTGATAGTATTTCACATAAAAAGATCCACCCGCGGTCATCCCGCCCATGATCAGCAGTAAAATAAAACGAATCAGAGCACTTTTTCTGGCTTTTATCAGCTTTCGTTTTCTTATTGCGATTTTTTTACGTTTTTTGGGATTTTTGATTCTTTTTTTGGGCAGCTTATTTAAGTTTCGTGAATGGACAACCACTCGAAAAAGAGAATAGATAGCAAAAATAACAAGCAAAATCGTAGCGGCTATCCCGCCTATAAATATCCATTCTAGGATTGTCACATGATCCCCTCTATTCTATCTGTTTATGAGTGTAGTGATTAGTTTTTACTTTTTTTCTTTGCCTTTTTCGCTTTTTTTGCGGTCTCTTTTTTCTTTTTACGTAAGCTGTAAATCAATACGAATAGAATGATGATCACCGCTAAGACACCACCTACGATGGCAGCGATTATCTTCCAGTCGATTCCTTTTTCCTGAACTAAACCAACATCTCGTTCATTGTATTTTCCAGCTTCGTCTTTTGTGATCTCGAAGTCTTTTGTCCATTCCTTTTTGTAGCCTTCAGAGCTGGCCAAAATTTTCGCCGTATACTTGCCGGCCACCATCTCTTCCCCATTCATACTTACTGGAAACTCTAGGTAAGTGTTTGGCGCCATACGCATTTCTTCTTTTTTGGTCTCATATAGAACTGTTTCACTGCCTTGCTTAGTGATTTGTACTTCCATCATCAAATCGTCGACATAATCAGCCACCACATTGGACACATTAACAAAAATGGTATTCCGATAATTGGATTGTCCCGCACTTACGCTGTTCAGCTTCAATTCTTTGTCTAATTTTGTATCTGTTTCTGTAAGGACCATCGCGATTGCATAGGCATATTTATTGAGAACGATTGAACCATTGGTTTTTTTCTCTTTTTCTGTATCTTGCTTGATCATATAAATACCACCTAAGATAACACCGTCGAAACTTGTTTCAGGCATTTTGATCTTCATTTCATAATCGACCGTTTTTCCTGCCGGCACTTCAACTGTTTTTTCTCCCGTCACGAGATCTTCAAATGGAAATTTCAAAGACGGGTCGTTCTTGATTTCGACAGGGCTGTATTCGATAACACCATTGCGATTGGTTTTAGCACCTGTCAACGCAACATCGATTTTGATATCTTCACTGCTCGGGTTAGTCAATGTCATCGACACTGTCTGCTCTTGTCCTGGAGTCATTTTTAACTTATAATAACCTGTTTCTTCAATCTGATTTTCCGGATAATTGATCGAATAAGAGAAGCCTGCGCCGTTTGCTTCTTCCGCTGCAAAGACTTCTGCTGTAGAAAAATTGACTATAAATAGCAGACCTAAAATTATTCCCGTTACATATTTGGCTAATTGTTTCATCAGAATACCTCTGGCTTTCCATAATATTTAAAAAAGTGGTCATGGATAAATGTACCCACTCCCTATGTAAAATAGGCAAACCGGCGCAAGTGATCCGGTCTGCCTAAAAGACAACCTAAAGTTGCATTGTTTTAAGAGTAATGATTATTGAGCAACCATTGTCCATGTAACTGTAGCAACATATTCTCCAGTTGGTGCAGAAGCTGCTACCGCTGCTGGAACAGTTAATTTAACAGATGAAGCTGTTGTATCTAATGTATTTTGAACGCCGTTAACATCAACAAAGTCTTTACTTTGTCCATATTCTGCGAAGTATTCACCTTTACCAGCTCCTGCGTCTGCCGTAGCAACAACTACTGCTTCAGCTTGAGGATCTTCAGTTAATTGGAAAACTGTCGCGCCCATTTTCGGTACAGCACCTAATTGTGCAGTGTTGTAGTTTAACACACCGTTTGAGTAATCGATCGTTGCACCAACTAATTTATTTGAGCCGTTTGTAAATTGTTCGCTCATTTTTGCTTGGATTTGGTAGCCGTTTCCGCCATCACGTAAGTCAGCCCATTGCACATATTGTCCACGAAGACGTGCATCGTTCATATCTGGCGTAAGTTTGCCATCTGTAACTACTGCATTACCTAAAGCGTCTTTTTCAGCACCGTAGATCGTTACTGGACGAGCAAATTTTTCAACTGTCGCTGATTGTCTTGAGAAAGTCCCAAAGTTCAAGTTAGATACGGCTTGGATTCCGTAAGTACCAATGTTTGGCTGAGTTGTGATTTCTTTATCTTTATCTTCTTCTCCGCCGCTTCCGTCAGTGATTGGTTCTGTTGGTTTTTCCGGGTCTTTTGTATCTGTTCCGCCGCCGACTTCCCCTTCTGTTACTTCTACTTTACCGTAAGAAGTCAGTTTTGCTGCATCATCTTCTGCCGCAAAAGCTTGCGCTCCTCCTAGTGTTGATAAGCCGATAACTGCTACTAATGAAGCAGCACATAATCTTGTAAATTTCATTTCTTGTTCCTCCTAGTTTCTTTTTGTGTTTTTTTCATCTATTGAGGTATCTCGGATAAAATCCAAGTTAACTCCGTTTGGTATTGGACCGGATAGATTTTCGTCGAATCCGGTATGCTCAGACTGATTGCTGAGTTTCGGTAAGCTTGCTTTTGATAAGTTTCATCAATCAGCGCTTTTCCGGCTGCATCGGTTTCTGGCGTGAGTGTGTTTGCTTGCGCTTTTTCAGTTCCTGATGAGCCGAATTCTATCGTCCAGGTGCCTGTTCCGCCGCCTGTATCTGCTCGAGCGACTTGATAGGCTTGTCCGATTTCATTAATTGCAATCGTATCTCTTGTCACGGTCGGTGCAATACTTGCGCCAAATGAATTGGCCCAACCTTTATCCAAAGAGAGGACTGCTCCTGTAAGTTCTTGGTTCCCTTTATCTTGAATCACTGAATTCGTAAATTGAGTGGTTTGTTTTACTTGTAAGGTCCAGCCGTAAGCATCATCTCGTTCATCCGTAATTTGGATATAACTGCCTCGTGCTGGCGTATCATCCTTAAATAGTTGAGCCATTGCGTTATACGTTCGGTTTTTCTCCGTAATTTTGGCACGTCCGAAGTCTAGCGATGAAGCATAATCGATCCGCAGTGTTCCTTCTGTGGAAGGTCCTTCTCCTGGATCAACATCTGTTCCCGGCTCTTCCGGATCAACGGGATTCGTCGTACCTCTGCCTTCCACGGTCACTCTGCCTGATTGATCTAACGTATCTGCTTCGGAAGCAAACCCGTTTTCAGACACCGCAAAACTGCTTAGCGCCATGAGAAGAATCAAACTTAGACTATTCTTTTTATTCATTACTGCGCCTCCTTCTTTTGCCGTTTCTTATAAAGAAAGACAAGAAGAATCAACAACAGCAGTCCGCCGCCGATCAACCCGTAGTTTTTAACGAGTTCACCTGTGCTGGGCAGTTTCCCGACTGGCTTAGCAACAGCTTGCTCAGAAGCAGCTGTTTCAGAAGAGCTTTGCTGCGGAGGTTGCGACTCTGACGAACTAGTTTCTGTTTCATAAAAGGTGATTTTGCCTTCTGTGTTGACTTGTCCGCCGACACCTGTTTCAGCAAGTACCGGAACAGTGCTAAACAGTACCCCGACAAAAAGAACGGAGAAGAGTGCGAATAAAACATTTTTTCTCATTTTCAAAGTTACTCCATCCTTTCGTTATGGGCCTGCTTCAAGAGACCAAGTAATTTCTCCTTGATACTCTCCTGTTTTTTGTGCGTCCATGCCTGCTACTTGAAGCTTGATCCCATCACCATCTGTATTCCATTCTTGACTGATGTTGTAGTCTCCGCCTTTGTCCTTTTTGAAGACTGTTTCGGCACTTGTTTCGCTTAACTCAATATCATTGTCGCCATATTGATAATGGATCGCATTTTTTAAAATGTTCGTATCCCCTACACGCGTCATTGGTTTAGTCACTCGGGCTTTAACATCCCAAGAGGATTGTTTCGTTGAACTACGTGTATCACGAACAGTCAAATCTTTCCCTGTAAGTGTTGGATTTTTTACATGAACATCTAATGCTGTAAATTGAATCGTTCCGAAATCGATCATATCTGGTGCGGAGGCAAGATAGACGATCCCACTATAATGATACTGAACGGTCATATTAGAAGTAACGGTCAATTTTCCTTCGTCTGTTGGACGTTGGGTGATTTTATAGCCATCATTTTCTAAGGCAGTTAAAACAGCAGTGATCTCTTCATTCTTCGTTAGATCAAGGACACTTCCTGTCAATGTGTCGATAGTGATCGTTTTACTTTCATCGACGATGCCATCTTCATTGACAAATTCTACTGTGAGGATTGAATTCGTTTCGCCTACAGTGATCGGTACTTTGATTTCTTTTGATACCCCTTGAGCGGTCGTGATCACTACAATGACTTCAGTGACATCTCCTGTTTTAGAGCCGGAAGTGATTGCTCCTGTTTCCTTATATTTGATAGACGTGATTTCGTCTAACGGTGAATCCGTATCTACGCGTAAATTCTTGATTAGATCGGCAGGATCAGGATAAACTGTTTTGATGTCGATGTTTGGGTCGACAGTCAAATCTGGTACAGGATCGGCATCCGGAATCCCTTCGTATTTGATCAGTGACATACTCTCTTCGGTGATTGCTGATTTAGCAGTTGTTGTTTCACCATTGAAAGTCGTTGTTAATGTTACTGTTGGTGTAGATGTTCCTAAATGGTCTGATAAAAAGCTGTTCTCTCCCATTTCAAGATGGAGATACCCATCTTCTGGATCATAACCGTAATCGCTGAATACAAAATCAGCGTTTGGTTTCGCAACGACTTGATAGCGAATGTTTTTCCCATCAAAATCATCGCTTGTTGAGTCTTTTGCTTTGATTTGCCATTTTTGATCTGAAACTTTTACTGGAGATTCAAATAAATCAGATAAGTCGACTGTTTCATCTTCATATAAAACAGGTTTCACCGATTCAATATCATAGCCTTTTGGTACATTTATTTCCATTGCATAGGAATCTGATCGGTATTCTTTTGGATTGAACGCATTTAATGAATCCACACTGAATTTCAGTTTCGTGTAGTCAGCTTCCGTATGGGTCGCATCATTTCGTTCACCATTGACTAATGGGATCCCAGCTCTATAACGTACTAAGTCGTTTTCTCCTAGTGGCCAAACAAAGTCAACTAAGGCTACAGCTGTTGAACGTCGCCATTCAGATGTGTTGAAACTTTGAGTCATTGTACTACTATTATTGATAAATCTGCCTAAAGAGGTGATTGGTTCAGCAACTGCTGCATAAGCGTCTCTTGTCCCAGAAATTTGAAGATTACCATTAGCATCAGAGCGTCCCCATAGTGTAGAGTCATTCCTTACGTACAAATCATTCATCGTTGTATCAAACGGGGTCACTATTTTGGCTGCATTGATCCGATTATACATCCA
This sequence is a window from Enterococcus wangshanyuanii. Protein-coding genes within it:
- a CDS encoding DUF916 and DUF3324 domain-containing protein; amino-acid sequence: MKQLAKYVTGIILGLLFIVNFSTAEVFAAEEANGAGFSYSINYPENQIEETGYYKLKMTPGQEQTVSMTLTNPSSEDIKIDVALTGAKTNRNGVIEYSPVEIKNDPSLKFPFEDLVTGEKTVEVPAGKTVDYEMKIKMPETSFDGVILGGIYMIKQDTEKEKKTNGSIVLNKYAYAIAMVLTETDTKLDKELKLNSVSAGQSNYRNTIFVNVSNVVADYVDDLMMEVQITKQGSETVLYETKKEEMRMAPNTYLEFPVSMNGEEMVAGKYTAKILASSEGYKKEWTKDFEITKDEAGKYNERDVGLVQEKGIDWKIIAAIVGGVLAVIIILFVLIYSLRKKKKETAKKAKKAKKKSKN
- a CDS encoding GNAT family N-acetyltransferase, which translates into the protein MIEIKKIGADDVEQLKQISIKTFSDTFAKDNDPSDLNEYLTTAYSEDKLSKELTTAESEFYFIYTDDHLAGYLKLNVGEAQTESIANNSMEIERIYVDTQFKRLGLGKKLYEKAVSRANELKKEVLWLGVWEKNTPALAFYEKMGFVQAGQHSFFMGTDEQIDLIMKKTL
- the lepB gene encoding signal peptidase I, translated to MKKKRKQRKKASTATILGFSFPLKKPKKNQSNSRKRKKKHPSKQSKKRLLEEKKKKRQRKKRLQLLKDLLLAIAGASLLIPLCASFFIHFSTITGYGMSPNLRNDDVVIVKKTKQLKRFDLVLFKKGNTTQVRRVIGLPGETIEYKEDHLYVDGLKVDEKFIVDEINESQQNGMNFTESFSIVDMISQQMIPKDKYLLLGDNRSYATDSRHYGLVDIQMIVGVVKMKILPLEEMQVYG
- a CDS encoding WxL domain-containing protein; its protein translation is MNKKNSLSLILLMALSSFAVSENGFASEADTLDQSGRVTVEGRGTTNPVDPEEPGTDVDPGEGPSTEGTLRIDYASSLDFGRAKITEKNRTYNAMAQLFKDDTPARGSYIQITDERDDAYGWTLQVKQTTQFTNSVIQDKGNQELTGAVLSLDKGWANSFGASIAPTVTRDTIAINEIGQAYQVARADTGGGTGTWTIEFGSSGTEKAQANTLTPETDAAGKALIDETYQKQAYRNSAISLSIPDSTKIYPVQYQTELTWILSEIPQ
- a CDS encoding LPXTG cell wall anchor domain-containing protein → MRKNVLFALFSVLFVGVLFSTVPVLAETGVGGQVNTEGKITFYETETSSSESQPPQQSSSETAASEQAVAKPVGKLPSTGELVKNYGLIGGGLLLLILLVFLYKKRQKKEAQ
- the pgmB gene encoding beta-phosphoglucomutase, with the protein product MKKGFVFDLDGVITDTAKFHYIAWKELAGSLGITIDEVFNESLKGISRMDSLDKILAYGQKENDYSPAEKEALAKQKNDEYVKLLADLSAADLLPGVHDFLMDAKAHHIPCAIASASKNAPMILEKLGVLDFFGHIVDPESLKKGKPDPEIFVKAAQSIAVAPEDAIGFEDAQAGIEGIKAAGMYAVGISATETLAGADLQVASMTELSVEQLIER
- a CDS encoding WxL domain-containing protein, which produces MKFTRLCAASLVAVIGLSTLGGAQAFAAEDDAAKLTSYGKVEVTEGEVGGGTDTKDPEKPTEPITDGSGGEEDKDKEITTQPNIGTYGIQAVSNLNFGTFSRQSATVEKFARPVTIYGAEKDALGNAVVTDGKLTPDMNDARLRGQYVQWADLRDGGNGYQIQAKMSEQFTNGSNKLVGATIDYSNGVLNYNTAQLGAVPKMGATVFQLTEDPQAEAVVVATADAGAGKGEYFAEYGQSKDFVDVNGVQNTLDTTASSVKLTVPAAVAASAPTGEYVATVTWTMVAQ